One genomic segment of Paenibacillus durus includes these proteins:
- a CDS encoding MerR family transcriptional regulator: MLKISAFSKLTRVSVKTLRFYDDLGLLKPAVVDENNGYRYYTEEQLLTVKRIVALKEQGFTLEQIKPLLEENVIPEAVKNQLAVKKKELEQAIHEAQSQLNEIDKRLTRIEKSEEHHQHTPAAIRYVEPQLTASIRDKIPRTQLCLLLDEILQYVRSCGEAEGRLLTIVWHDFGSRNSDLADIEVALPLTKVIPDRGRVKVGILPELKAAASLVHQCNPYHNDCPAVTELLSWIRSQSLVPSAKAPVREIYLTSDQDMYGTLRLAELLIPIEHTG, encoded by the coding sequence ATGTTAAAAATCAGCGCTTTCTCCAAGTTGACCCGGGTCTCCGTTAAAACTTTACGATTTTACGATGACCTGGGGCTGTTAAAACCCGCCGTCGTAGATGAAAATAATGGCTATCGATATTATACCGAAGAACAGCTTCTGACGGTTAAGCGTATCGTTGCCTTGAAAGAACAAGGCTTCACATTAGAGCAAATCAAGCCCCTGCTGGAAGAAAACGTTATACCGGAGGCAGTGAAGAATCAGTTAGCGGTTAAAAAGAAAGAACTTGAGCAGGCCATCCATGAAGCGCAAAGTCAGCTTAACGAGATCGACAAAAGGCTAACCCGTATAGAAAAATCGGAGGAGCATCATCAACATACACCGGCTGCAATTCGATACGTAGAACCCCAACTCACTGCTTCCATACGTGACAAGATCCCGCGAACACAGTTGTGTCTGCTGTTGGACGAAATTTTGCAGTACGTCCGTTCCTGCGGGGAGGCTGAAGGACGTTTACTGACGATTGTATGGCATGATTTCGGCAGCAGAAATTCAGATCTAGCCGATATCGAGGTCGCACTGCCCCTAACCAAGGTTATTCCAGACAGAGGAAGAGTGAAAGTCGGGATCCTCCCTGAATTGAAGGCCGCAGCTTCCCTTGTTCACCAGTGCAACCCTTACCACAATGATTGTCCGGCTGTCACTGAACTCCTGTCATGGATTCGATCCCAAAGCCTGGTCCCTTCCGCAAAAGCACCGGTCCGTGAAATCTATTTAACTTCAGACCAAGATATGTACGGAACCTTACGGTTGGCTGAGCTGCTTATCCCCATCGAGCATACTGGCTAA
- a CDS encoding SDR family oxidoreductase has product MKRLEGKVALVTGGSRGIGKGIALRLAEEGALVAVHYGNRRDAAEDVVRTIEEQGGRAIAIGAGLETVAGAKQLIQSLEEALLRHTGDHQFDILVNNAGIGTSQPFEETTEEAFNELFAVNVKAPFFLVQQALPLLRSGGRIINISSGVTRIAYPHIMAYNLTKGALNTFTLHLAQLLGPRGITVNAVLPGIVDTDVNASWLHTPEGQKYASEMSALGRIGQPSDIADIVAFLSSSDSRWVTGQMVDATGGSHL; this is encoded by the coding sequence ATGAAACGGCTGGAAGGAAAAGTGGCTTTGGTCACAGGAGGAAGCAGAGGGATCGGGAAAGGGATTGCCCTGCGTCTGGCAGAGGAAGGGGCTCTGGTTGCCGTTCACTATGGGAACCGCCGTGATGCAGCGGAAGATGTCGTTCGCACCATTGAAGAACAAGGAGGGCGGGCCATAGCAATAGGTGCAGGACTCGAAACGGTCGCTGGAGCGAAGCAGTTGATTCAATCCTTGGAGGAAGCACTCCTTCGCCATACCGGAGATCACCAGTTCGACATTCTGGTTAACAACGCCGGAATCGGCACTTCACAACCATTTGAAGAGACAACGGAAGAAGCATTCAACGAATTATTTGCGGTAAATGTAAAAGCACCGTTCTTCCTCGTCCAGCAGGCATTGCCGCTGCTGCGCAGCGGAGGACGTATTATCAACATCTCTTCCGGTGTTACACGAATCGCATATCCTCACATTATGGCCTATAACTTGACGAAAGGAGCACTCAATACATTTACCCTGCATCTTGCGCAATTATTGGGACCGCGCGGCATTACGGTGAATGCTGTTCTTCCCGGCATCGTCGATACGGACGTCAACGCCTCTTGGCTGCACACACCGGAAGGGCAAAAGTATGCATCCGAAATGTCGGCCCTCGGCCGGATCGGACAGCCCTCAGATATCGCGGACATCGTCGCTTTCCTCTCCTCTTCGGACAGCCGTTGGGTAACGGGACAAATGGTTGATGCTACCGGCGGTTCACATCTGTAA
- a CDS encoding malate:quinone oxidoreductase, producing the protein MSNGQTKTDVILIGAGIMSATLGSLLKELAPDWKITVFERRGGAGEESSNEWNNAGTGHSSLCELNYTAEQPDGSVNISKAITVNEEYQVSKQFWSYLVDSQRIRNPRDFIVPVPHMSFVQGEQDAAFLRKRFKALSDHPLFQGMEFSDDPAQLMKWIPLMMKERTLNQPIAATRIESGTDVNFGALTRILFDHLKSNNVDLKFNHQVDDIKRTGDGSWELKVRNLDSGTVGRHSAKFVFIGGGGGSLHLLQKSGIPEGKGIGGFPVSGLFMVCRKPDIVAQHHAKVYGKAAVGAPPMSVPHLDTRFIDKEESLFFGPFAGFSPKFLKFGSMFDLITSVKPDNLVTMLAAGAKNFGLTKYLIEQVMLSKEQRMEALREFVPNAKSEDWDLVVAGQRVQIIKNMASGKGTLQFGTEVISAADGSIAALLGASPGASTAVSVMLEVIEKCFPQLIKAWEPKLKEMIPSYDLSLPENPELIRKIHTSTARSLGLTNGIGKPENKTPNKSLPEVGEAAFRP; encoded by the coding sequence ATGAGCAACGGACAAACGAAAACCGACGTTATTTTAATTGGTGCCGGAATCATGAGTGCGACATTGGGTTCACTGCTGAAAGAATTAGCGCCGGACTGGAAAATCACCGTGTTTGAGCGGCGCGGGGGCGCAGGAGAGGAAAGCTCTAACGAATGGAATAATGCGGGGACGGGGCATTCTTCGCTATGCGAGCTGAACTACACTGCCGAACAACCGGACGGATCGGTCAATATTAGCAAAGCGATAACCGTGAATGAAGAGTATCAGGTTTCCAAGCAGTTTTGGTCTTATCTGGTGGACAGCCAGCGGATACGGAATCCGCGCGACTTTATCGTGCCTGTGCCTCATATGAGCTTTGTACAAGGGGAACAGGATGCAGCCTTTTTAAGAAAACGATTTAAAGCGCTATCAGACCATCCTCTGTTTCAAGGGATGGAATTTTCCGATGACCCGGCACAACTGATGAAATGGATTCCGCTTATGATGAAAGAACGGACACTCAATCAGCCGATAGCGGCAACGAGAATCGAATCGGGAACGGATGTCAATTTCGGCGCTTTGACGCGCATCTTGTTTGACCACTTAAAGAGTAACAACGTCGATCTGAAGTTCAACCATCAGGTGGATGACATTAAGCGTACGGGCGACGGCTCGTGGGAGTTGAAAGTCCGGAATCTGGATAGCGGTACCGTAGGGCGCCATTCGGCCAAATTCGTCTTTATCGGCGGCGGGGGAGGAAGCCTGCATTTGCTGCAGAAATCCGGTATTCCCGAAGGAAAAGGCATCGGCGGATTTCCGGTAAGCGGACTGTTTATGGTGTGCCGGAAACCGGATATTGTCGCGCAGCATCATGCCAAAGTATACGGTAAAGCCGCGGTTGGCGCTCCGCCCATGTCTGTTCCGCATCTGGACACAAGGTTCATTGACAAGGAAGAATCGTTGTTTTTTGGCCCGTTTGCCGGCTTCTCGCCCAAGTTCTTGAAATTCGGTTCGATGTTTGATTTGATCACTTCGGTCAAACCGGATAATCTCGTAACGATGCTGGCGGCAGGCGCCAAAAATTTTGGGCTGACCAAATACCTGATCGAGCAAGTGATGTTATCTAAAGAACAGCGCATGGAAGCTTTGCGGGAATTTGTTCCGAACGCCAAAAGCGAGGATTGGGATCTGGTGGTGGCGGGCCAGCGTGTGCAAATTATCAAAAATATGGCTTCCGGCAAAGGAACGCTTCAATTTGGCACGGAAGTGATTAGTGCCGCCGACGGCTCGATCGCTGCATTGCTCGGCGCTTCTCCCGGTGCTTCTACCGCCGTTTCCGTCATGCTTGAGGTCATCGAAAAATGCTTCCCGCAACTTATTAAAGCGTGGGAACCGAAGCTTAAAGAAATGATTCCCTCTTATGACCTGTCACTGCCTGAAAACCCGGAGCTTATACGCAAAATTCACACTTCAACCGCGCGGTCGCTCGGTCTAACGAATGGGATAGGGAAGCCTGAGAACAAGACGCCTAATAAAAGTTTGCCGGAAGTAGGGGAAGCGGCATTCCGCCCATGA
- a CDS encoding MerR family transcriptional regulator, whose translation MNRSVAINQLSEQMGLTSRTLRHWESEGLFKSSRDPSSGWRIYDENALLCIRITAVLRKMDIPIKDIKSVIASQSPSRLTAIIEHKISTLELQRAEILLFEQQLDRVLKLFHKKNTDSLSSLDEILTEMEDLLMSNVEENNIIKIVTLPPMRVAYNIAVGVSPEDEAMAPVLDWITSSNLLGTARFFGGNVEPLPSHLGTPYGYGMCAAIPDGVDVSSHLQEMVLPGGLYAMLESSDDIGGSWTTLMRHLSKHSKYKSDPSRLCLEEHIRNDNPDGCGSKYYLNLFEPVEVK comes from the coding sequence ATGAACAGATCTGTTGCAATCAATCAGTTGTCGGAGCAGATGGGACTGACGAGTCGCACCTTGCGCCACTGGGAATCAGAAGGATTGTTTAAAAGTTCAAGAGATCCCTCTTCCGGATGGAGAATTTATGATGAAAATGCACTCTTATGTATCCGAATTACTGCAGTTCTTCGAAAAATGGATATCCCGATAAAAGATATAAAATCTGTTATTGCAAGCCAATCTCCTTCACGGCTTACCGCAATTATTGAACATAAAATCTCCACTTTAGAGTTGCAGAGAGCAGAAATCCTGCTCTTTGAACAGCAATTAGACCGGGTCTTGAAACTTTTTCATAAGAAAAATACAGATTCTCTCTCAAGTCTTGATGAGATTCTTACGGAGATGGAGGATTTATTAATGAGCAATGTGGAAGAAAACAACATAATCAAAATAGTCACCCTGCCTCCTATGAGGGTAGCCTATAATATTGCTGTAGGTGTCTCTCCGGAAGATGAGGCAATGGCGCCGGTGCTGGATTGGATTACGTCGTCCAATTTACTGGGTACGGCACGTTTTTTTGGTGGTAATGTGGAGCCGCTGCCAAGTCATCTCGGCACCCCATATGGATATGGTATGTGCGCTGCAATCCCGGATGGAGTGGATGTTTCATCACATTTGCAAGAAATGGTGCTGCCCGGCGGTCTGTACGCGATGTTGGAAAGCAGTGATGACATAGGCGGTTCATGGACAACGTTAATGCGTCACTTGTCAAAGCATAGTAAGTACAAATCCGACCCATCAAGACTATGCCTGGAAGAACATATTCGTAATGACAATCCGGACGGTTGCGGCAGCAAATATTATCTGAACTTGTTCGAACCGGTGGAAGTGAAATAA